The Nicotiana tabacum cultivar K326 chromosome 1, ASM71507v2, whole genome shotgun sequence genome segment TCAGCTGTAAACCCTCCAAAGTATGTGATAAATAGGTTGCACAAATTGTTTGCTCAGTTTTTCTGGAGCAGCGCTGTAGGAGGAACTAGTAGGCATTGGGCTTCATGGAATACCTTATGCATGCCAGTTGAGGAATGAGGAATAGGTTTCAGGTCACTGCATGATGTAACAAAGGCATTATTCAGCAAGTTGTGGTGGAATTTCAGAACAAAACCAAGCCTATGGAGCTCTTTCGTATGTCAGAAATACTGTAAAAAATTAAATCCTGTAATTGTTCCGTGGAAAAGGGGGTCTCACATCTGGAGAAAAATGTTGGAATGCAGGGATCTGATTGAACATCAAATCCTTTGGCAAACAAAAATGGGATCCTCACTATTTTGGTATGAAAACTGGACAGGTCTTGGGGCACTATATTTTTTAGTGCCTCAGGACTTTGGCATTGATGAAAATGTACAAAATGTACATGATGTTACCTTAGATGGTGAGTGGGATGTGGACAGGATTTTTGAAGTACTTCCTGAAGAGTTAGCAGTACACATTCTGGAGAAAATCAAACCACCTTCGACAATGAGGGTTCTTGATAGGCCTTTTTGGATGATGGAAACAACAGGATATTTCAGAGTTAAGTCAGCATGGGAGTATACGAGAAGAAGAGACGAACCAAGAAAAGCTTATACAATGATTTGGGTAAAGGGAATGCCTTTTAAAACAGCATTTTTCATGTGGAAAGTGTGGAAAGCAAAGTTACCTTTAGATGATTTCTTGAAAAGGGTAGGTTACTGCATGCCATCTAAATGTTGGTGTTGTGTACAACCTGACGAGGAATCTCTTCAGCACTTGTTTTTTAGATCAGAAACTACAAAGACAATTTGGAAGTATTTTCTATCGAGGGCAGGAATTGATGTGGAAGGACTTACACTGCACCAAGCAATCACAAAATGCTGGACTGCAAAAGTATGCTTAAGATTAAAACCGGTAATGCAAGCACTCCCCTCATGCGTAGTCTGGGAActttggaaaagaagaaatagtatGAAGTATGGGGAAGGGGTGACAACTAGCAGGGTGATTTATCAAGTTTCATCACATCTACAGGCATTGGTGAAAGTGAGAAAGCCTGGGATGGACGTGGTACCTCACAAATGGCAAGATCTATTAGCTAGGATGGAAAATTTCACTCATAAACTTAAGGTTACAAAAGTCATTTGGGAATTACCAAGTGCATGATGGCTAAAAGTTAATACGGATGGTGCGTCGAGGGGAAATCCAGGCAGGAGTTCAATAGGCTTTTGTATAAGAAATGAAAAGGGTGACATAGTCAAGTCAGTAGGGAAAGAGATAGAGGAGACAACAAACACAGTAGCTGAAGCGAAGGCCATGGTAGAAGCACTAAGGTTCTGCAGATTTCAACATTACTCTCATGTATGGCTCCAAACTGACTCAATGGTATTAAAAAAGATAATGGATGGGATATGgaaaccaccatggatcataTCTGAGCAGATAGAGGAAATGATGCAACTAATGAATGAGGGCAATTACACAGTTACTCATATTCACAGGGAGGGCAACAAGTTGGCTGATCATTTGGCTAATTATGCTTTAGATCATGGTGAAATAGAATGTCAACATTTCTGGCATCTAGATGAAAAGGGAAGGAGGTTGGTTAATGAAGATAAGATGCAATGTCCAAGTCTAAGGGTGAAGGTGGACAGGAGATAAGAAGCAAAGAGAAAAGGAATAGCAGGAGGATTGTCAACTACAACGACAAAGATTTTCAAATTCTAAGGGAGGAGGGTACCTTGAGCGTGCAGATACAACATCGTTATTTTAAAGAACAAAATCACTTCAGTAATAGATGGGCAAGATATTATACTTAGTAACAAATAATTCTATTGAAATATCAGCTGGGACGtgaatttgggattaaactacaAAAAAGGGAGGAAAACATGTTCTCACATAAAAGGGCACGCTAGAAGGTAGAGCATGCTGGACATGGAAGCTGTTGATACTTGAGCATGCAATACTTTAGCTAATTTCGAGAAATGATAGAACGTGTCCATAAAATAAACAATGGAATTGAGTCTATCGAAGCTGGAGATACACGCATGGCATGCGCATGGGTTGAAAAGCTGTCTAGCAAGAAAGCACACGCACACGGGGTTCTTGACACTGTTTGATGCACGCTGCTCATGGGCGGACAATGAATTATGCTGAAGAGGCATCCATGCTTTGCGCAAGAACCGAGAACATTAAGCATGCGCATGGATTTGGAAAGCTGTCCAGCAAGAAAGCACGCGCACAGGGTTCATGACTGTGTTTATGCACGAAGCATCATGGGCGGATTGGTCCTATCGATGCTGAATGCACACAGTCTCGATGCTGAAGAATCACAAATGGTCTGCACAAGATGCGAGAAGTAGGAAAGCATGTGCATTGGGTCTTGACAACAAAAAATTGAGACATGTTTTATTGGGAATGCTTATGGCAGCATTCAAAAAAGAGCAGCTGGGGCGTGCCTCTTTGGTACAACAAATTTAAATTACAACAGGgataaaaaactatttttcacAAGGTTTTGAAAAATGGAATTGAGATGCATACTGGACAAGGAATTGGGAGGTGCTATTTTGGTCTGAAGAATTTGCTCAAAGAAGACCATATCTCGGTGGGATGGACAGTTTATTTAACATCAAACTTTGGAAGGTAAAGCTCAAGGTGCACTCAATAGGACAAACATCCGGTGGATCAGGAGGGTTGGCACAAGcatacatcatcaagaaagttgGGCAAAATCAAGAATACAAATGCATAATTTTGATAATACGCTATTTGTTAAAGTTCAAATTTTATTCCTTTCATTTGGTAGGATACAAGGACattgtattttgaattttaagctgttaatataaaaaaaactagccctaggcattTGCCTAGCAGTATGCAAAAAAAAAGTATATTGTGCACATAAAAAGACGGATTACAAACGAAATACAAAATTGGTTCAGGAAGTCACAGGCGAGATTAAGAATCACAGGGAATCAGCACTAAGTAAGGAAAGCATCTCACAAACAAGGAAGTGACTCAAATCAGTGGAAAACCTCCAAAGAGTCACATACCAAAAATCAGGGATTCGAAGAGATGCACAGAATCGGCAGAACATTTAGTAAATAGAAAACAATTAGATCTATTTAAACACAGTAGGCACAAAACCAAAGAACCCTAAGTAAGAAATCACAGAATCAGTGGAACGTTAGAACAAAATTAGCACATAGAAATCGGGAAATAAACCAGAAGATTACGCAAACAAGCAGAAATACCAACACAAACATACAATACTAAAATTTTTTTGCAGATATAGTGATTTCGAAAGAGgttcagaaaccctagttttaaaAGAAGAACAAGGCGTTGAAAACTTGAGCACTCGTAAAGATCGAGTAGAGAGTAGTGTAAAACACAAAAGAGTAAGTTAAAAATCGTTAAAAAGACAGAGATTTAAGAGGTCTaggtagaaattagggtttcgtaAAACCAGTGAGAGGTAAGAAACCTGGCTGTGAAACTCGTCAATAATGGTGTTCGTAGCACCATCGGACCAAAACCCATCGGGAAGAGGCCGGAGATAAACCAGGCAAACCTTCCGGTGACCATCTTGTATGGTGGGGGCTTCTGGGGTCTCGAAGATAGAGGGAATCAACAAGACAAGGTTTTATGGCGGCTGGTGGTCGAGAGAGGTGAGGCTGGAGGTGGCCGGAGAGGCGGTGGATTCATCGGAGAGAACCAGAAGGTTCTAGAGGGAAAGGAGAGAAAGAGTcagtatagagagagagagagagagagagagagaccgtcTTGGAAATGAGGGGTCTGGAAGGGTTGTTGGGTTTTAATTTAGGAAGTAAAATCTGGGTCattgatctcatttgatcaatGGCTCAGATTAGATCGGAGCTGAACCGGGTAATTGAATTGGGTACGGGTCGGGTTCCAATCGAAATGGGGCTGGAAATTGGGGAGTTTGGATTGGGTAAATTGGGGGTTGAAATTGAAATCTGAATGGGCTATAATTGTAATGAAATGAGGCTaaaatgttaaatagccaatttttccttttattttataaaaatagtaaaaaatgattttgaaagcaaattaaaagcactgaatccgttaatagtatataaatatcaatttaaaaatattggaaccaatttcataattataaaatgctattaaatcctAAAGTAGGCTAAAAactgcaattatatgcaatttagcctttaaaataccaaataaatttgcaaaaatatgcaaatatcaccttaattatattttggtataaatatgagaaataaataaattattcaccaaaaatgataattttgagaataattattgaattttgcactgctaaaatagaaaataaattggttttgaaagtctttaaaaatttgggaaaaatgctattttgaaagtattttgagtataaaaaatatatagggaaaaattgggtatcaacagctggccctctttacccgggaaggatgaaagagttgtcgggtaaagataagatggccaattttgaccggaagtggcgatttgaatggagttttgaccgagctctgatttttgagccgcctacatatccctggtcttacaggaatcaggccatatgtagttccggaaccattgacggaatatgccgatggcgATTTGAAATGGACGAACGCGATGTTTAGATTGAGAGAGGTTTTCTGAAAAATCGATAGGCCACGGGAACCGGAGCGGGATTGCTCTTGCTAAGACGGCCGTTGCCAGCCGGTGTACTTGCAACTAAGAAATACAAGCATATATCGTGCGTAAATTTAAAtgtgatgcaaattcccattggaccatgaatgcgtcctcggacggttaggatgacgtcctcgaaCCATGACGTTCTGGGCCATGAGGCGTATGGTAAAGGATTCgtaggctatgaaatgatgttctcgggctatgagaatgatgcctccgaaccataatgcctttgaataatgatatgcaaaaggtaaagtaggggtcctcaggccatggcatgacgttctcgggctatgcaaatggtacctccgaacaatgacgcctttggacaatttggcgatctttcagcccatgaaatgcagaaagtggcgatctttcagcccatgcaagacgtaaataaaaggtggcgatatttcagccgatgcaagaaagataaggtggcgatctttcagccgatgcaagaaaataaagtggcaatattttagccatgcaagaaaataaagtggcgatatttcagccatgtaggatggagacagagcttagtctcggaaggcagaaaggcagccttatgcagatgatgatggaggtagagcttaacctcgaaaggcagaaaagtagccttatgcaatgcaaaaaaaatgcagatggagacaatgcttagtctcggatggcagaaaggtagccttatgcagaatgcagatggagacagagcttagtctcgaaaggcagaaaggtagccttatgcaaaatgcagatggagacagagcttagtctcgaaaggcagaaaggtagccttatgcaaaatgcagatggagacagagcttagtctcggaaggcagaaaggtaaccttatgcaaaatgcagatggagatagagcttagtctcgaaaggcagaaaggtagccttatgcaaaatgcagatggagacagagcttagtctcggaaggcagaaaggttgccttatgcaaaatgcagatggagacagagcttagtctcgaaaggcagaaaggtagccttatgcaatgcaaaagaatgcagatggagacaaagcttagtctcgaaaggcagaaaggtagccttatgcaatgcagatggaggtagagcttaacctcggaaggcagaaaggtagccttatgcagaatgcagagaaatgcaggatgggAGCCAAttcttagtctcgaaaggcagaagagtagccttatgcagtgcaagaatgtaaaaggatgattagtagtaaaatctcttagctgatagccgattacgacaatatgactgctggagagattgtgtacggatagcaattgcgggcaagtgatgattctgagaagtttcattcttgggaaagtatgcgtacataaatatacctgacgatattgcaagtcgagtgcctgcatccaaagaaaatcgtgagttc includes the following:
- the LOC107806632 gene encoding uncharacterized protein LOC107806632, with amino-acid sequence MGSSLFWYENWTGLGALYFLVPQDFGIDENVQNVHDVTLDGEWDVDRIFEVLPEELAVHILEKIKPPSTMRVLDRPFWMMETTGYFRVKSAWEYTRRRDEPRKAYTMIWVKGMPFKTAFFMWKVWKAKLPLDDFLKRVGYCMPSKCWCCVQPDEESLQHLFFRSETTKTIWKYFLSRAGIDVEGLTLHQAITKCWTAKVCLRLKPVMQALPSCVVWELWKRRNSMKYGEGVTTSRVIYQVSSHLQALVKVRKPGMDVVPHKWQDLLARMENFTHKLKGDIVKSVGKEIEETTNTVAEAKAMVEALRFCRFQHYSHVWLQTDSMVLKKIMDGIWKPPWIISEQIEEMMQLMNEGNYTVTHIHREGNKLADHLANYALDHGEIECQHFWHLDEKGRRLVNEDKMQCPSLRVKVDRR